Proteins co-encoded in one Methylobacterium sp. WL1 genomic window:
- the coaA gene encoding type I pantothenate kinase, with the protein MNAAALPGSVEAILDGSDRLSPYRRFSREEWAQLRADTPLTLKAEDIERLQSINDPISVEEVVAIYLPLSRLLSLYVAATQGLFKATQRFLLAERETKAPYIIGLAGSVAVGKSTTARILAALLARWPNTPKVDLVTTDGFLLPNAALTANGIMERKGFPESYDTASLLRFLHDVKAGHKRVTAPLYSHLVYDRVPGEERVVESPDILIVEGLNVLQPARLPRDGTAIPFVSDFFDFSIYLDGHEDDLHRWYVTRFMKLRQTAFRDPRSYFRKYAEVPETEALDIADRLWTTINLPNLRENILPTRQRASLILTKGASHRIESVALRRL; encoded by the coding sequence GTGAACGCGGCCGCGCTGCCGGGCTCCGTCGAGGCGATCCTCGACGGATCGGATCGGCTCTCGCCGTATCGCCGGTTCAGCCGCGAGGAATGGGCGCAGCTGCGCGCCGACACGCCGCTGACCCTCAAGGCCGAGGACATCGAGCGGCTGCAGTCGATCAACGACCCGATCTCGGTCGAGGAGGTGGTGGCGATCTACCTGCCGCTGTCGCGGCTGCTCTCGCTCTACGTCGCGGCGACGCAGGGGCTGTTCAAGGCGACGCAGCGCTTCCTGCTGGCCGAGCGCGAGACCAAGGCCCCCTACATCATCGGCCTGGCCGGATCGGTGGCGGTGGGCAAGTCGACCACCGCCCGCATCCTGGCCGCGCTGCTGGCCCGCTGGCCCAACACCCCGAAGGTCGACCTCGTCACCACCGACGGCTTCCTGCTCCCCAACGCCGCGCTCACCGCCAACGGCATCATGGAGCGCAAGGGGTTCCCGGAGAGCTACGACACCGCCTCGCTGCTGCGCTTCCTCCACGACGTGAAGGCCGGGCACAAGCGCGTGACCGCACCGCTCTACTCCCACTTGGTCTACGACCGGGTGCCGGGGGAGGAGCGGGTGGTCGAGAGCCCCGACATCCTGATCGTCGAGGGCCTGAACGTGCTCCAGCCCGCCCGCCTGCCGCGGGACGGCACCGCGATCCCGTTCGTCTCCGACTTCTTCGACTTCTCGATCTATCTCGACGGCCACGAGGACGACCTGCACCGCTGGTACGTCACCCGGTTCATGAAGCTGCGCCAGACCGCGTTCCGGGACCCGCGCTCGTACTTCCGGAAATACGCCGAGGTGCCGGAGACCGAGGCGCTGGACATCGCCGACCGGCTCTGGACCACGATCAACCTGCCGAACCTGCGCGAGAACATCTTACCGACCCGACAGCGGGCGAGCCTGATCCTGACCAAGGGCGCGAGCCACCGGATCGAGAGCGTGGCGCTGAGGCGGCTGTAG
- a CDS encoding phosphoribosyl-ATP diphosphatase, giving the protein MTAYTLDDLAKLVASRAGTDPETSYTAKLLSEGPAKAAKKLGEEAVEAAIAAVQGDKTGLRNEAADVLYHLVVLLRAGGVELDAVMAELERRTAQSGIAEKAARQPA; this is encoded by the coding sequence ATGACCGCCTACACGCTCGACGACCTCGCCAAGCTCGTCGCGAGCCGCGCCGGGACCGACCCGGAGACCTCCTACACGGCCAAGCTCCTGTCGGAAGGCCCAGCGAAGGCGGCGAAGAAGCTCGGCGAGGAGGCCGTGGAGGCGGCCATCGCGGCCGTGCAGGGCGACAAGACCGGCCTCCGGAACGAGGCCGCGGACGTTCTCTACCACCTGGTTGTTCTGCTCCGCGCCGGCGGCGTCGAGCTCGACGCCGTGATGGCGGAGCTGGAACGCCGCACCGCCCAGAGCGGGATCGCCGAGAAGGCCGCGAGGCAGCCCGCGTGA